DNA sequence from the Solea solea chromosome 12, fSolSol10.1, whole genome shotgun sequence genome:
AGGAGAATGAACATTGTACTTACCCATATTAATCAGGTGGGAGCAAAAACATGGgtcaaaatgtataaaaaagttgcctttttttctttttttctgggcTTACTTGAGTTGAAGACTTTTCATTGTTTGGTTCTGTCGCCACCAAGTGGACAAACAGGAGAGTGTCACAAACTTGGTGGTTaaacttgttttgtttaacAATCTAACAAACGACTCACACTTTTCATCAGACACAGCAAGATTAGAATGTGGTGTTTGTGTCAACCTGGCAAAATAAACAGTcacttggttttattttgatttccTTTTACAAAGAAAAGGATTTGTCTTAAAGTTTCTAAATCTGAAGCCAGAGATTTATGGCAGGACAACCTGTACCTcataaaaccaaacaacaaagaaaagctATGCAGCTGTCGAACTGGGTTATACTTTCATGTTGGTCCTTCACAACAACACACGTGCATTTGTACTACTGTTGTAAAGACAACATTAAGGTCTGAGTTAACACATACAACTTAAAGTCAGTTTTTCAGTTTCCTTCAGTTATCTTTACTCAAAGAACATTTAGTCAAAGGCTTAAGATTGAAACTAACCCTAAATTAAagagacacactttcactttctcttccGTGTCTCACCTTTGGGCCTTCGAACAGAAAGGCGTCCCAGATCTTGAAGAGAATGTCACTCACTACGCTGTCCACAAACACCACCAGGAACCAGTTGAAGGTGATGAGGGAGAAGTCGACCTTGTACTGCTCAAAGTGGGCATGGAGCCGGGGCAGCTTCTCGCACATCAGGTCCTTGAACACGCGCTGGTCAACCTGCACAGACGGGCGCGGGGAGCACAGACAGAAAGCATGTGAAACCATCCAGCAGCCAGAGAGACACAATAAACAGTGCTGCATTCCTGCTCCGGTGAGTCAAGCCTCACGTGTCCCTGTGTCAGCAGCCAGTATTACAATCTAACCTGCGAGCCAAGCAGAGTCTTGGTGTAATAGTCTCTTGGCATGAACACTTCCACTATGGCTACAAGAGTCCAGAAGGCATCCTCTTGGTCCAGATACAGCAAGGCGATGGCAGCCAGTCTGAAGAAACCATACGCAAATCCAAATGAATTATTTCAAGTCATTAAAAGAACGAAGTGGAAGAATAAAGCAAATCACCCAGTACCTGTTCAGTCCCTGACAGTAGCCGATATCCGGATTCCTCCAGGAGAATGCCATCAGGACGTTCCTGAGGGTCTGGATGCCGCCTGCACTTGGAGAAGCATAGTGCTTGTTGTTTGGCAAAGTGCGCAGCAGGTCCAGCTCGATCTGCTTCGAAGCAGGGTTGGGTTTATCCCGGGCCACATTCAGTAAGGTCTCGTAATAGTCTGCTGCCAAATGGTCCCGGAACTTTTTGACATGGAAGGAGACACACCAGCGCCACACCTGGGACCGGTGCTCGTGGGGAACACCGCAGCGAATCAGGGATTTGAGCTCAGGGGAGCGCACCAGGTCTCTGTTCATGGTGCCGGCCAGATAGTTCTCCCACTTCACTCCAACGGACACCTCCTGATTTGTCATGGACAAGGACTTGAGCTCCAAGGCTCTCACCTTTGCAaccagcttctcctcctcctcctcctcttcaggcACCGTCTTGAAGCCAAACACGTCATACTCGCTGTCGTCAAATCGAAACAGAGACAAATGTTAAATCATCATTGAAGTTCAATTCCTGGCAAACGCTCTTCGAGGTTTTCCCCCCTACCTGACAGTGTTTGGTTTGAAGATGGGATGTTCTTGCTGTTCAGAGCCCTCTGCCTGCAGGGCATCCTCCAATAATCTGGAAATGACGTCATGGGCAGGATTCTGCTCTGAGGATGAACAGACTGGGTTTTTCACTTCCTGAAGCAGCACCAGATATTTACTCTCCACCTGACACAACTTGGCCTCCAGCGCGATACACTGCAGAAGGAAAAACATAGAAAGGCTTACGTCAAGGTTTCAGCTTGTGTTACATTTTCCCTGTTTTGCAGTTTAGGACATCAGCTCAGTTCAGTGCTGGACTTCCTCCCTACACTTGACGCAGACTTCCTTTTTTCTATGAACAGAGAAATGTATCACGAACGTCCAAACACAAGACCGTACCTTTGCTTCCAAAGCCTTTTCTCTACTCTCTGCATTTCTGCGCAATACTGTCAGCTCCAGGATCTCTTTGTTCAAGAACTTGTTTTGAGATTTGTAGCCTTGGAGACTGtcctgaaaatgacaaaaaaaacacaaaacagtctGATTAATCAGTGGAAATTTAaccacagcacaaacacaacacaaacagtccCCGCGCTTACAATCACACTCACTGGGCCTTTTGCAGAGCAGTCACTTTGAAAGGTCACAGTAGTaaaaaatcaaatgaatgatgtcCGAGTTCCATTTCTCTTTCTCAGTTTCATGCATGCTGGTTTACTGtcaaaaatggaaatggaaaacgAAACAATGACCTGTGCTTTTCTTTCTAAAACATTGTGAAATGGCTGCTATGCAAAGGACTTATCAGCAGCTTTCTCGTCTGTATCAACTCTCGCCTTCCTCTTCACCTTGAGGATGTCCAGCTCCTGCTGCTCTTTGTTGGGAGACAGTGAACTGGTGTCACTGGCACTCCTGTCGTCCTCAGAGCTCTCCTGCGAAAGCTTCATGATGACTTCATCTTTAGCCTGGATGGTCTCCATCAGCATCCCCAGCTGGTCATTCATTTCCCCCACTTTAATCTTCAAGCCTTTTAGCTCCTGTTGCAGGCTCTCCTTCTCTAAGGCGAGGCGCTCCATGTGGCCACACAGCGACTGGATCTGTCCGTCTCTTTCTTGAAGCAGGCTCTCCAGCTGGGTGATTTCTTCCTGGGTTACCGTGGGAGTCTGAGTCTGGTCTGTGGCTGCAGAGGCATCAGGAGCTGGGGCCGGACATCGCGCTGTTGGCCTGTCGCACTGAGACGTCCTTAGAGTTTGCTGAAGAAGTCTCACCAGCTCCTGGTTAACAAAGAGAATCGGTTTGGTTAAAACATTCTCAttaatttgtcttttaaaataaagttgcCTTGCTCCCAGAGGTCATgcatttgttgatttttgttgtaTAAACTAGAGCTagaactaacgattattttcataatcgattaatctgtcaattattttctcgattaatcgattttggtccataaaatatcagaaaaccttaaaaaaatttgaaatgtcttgttttgtccacaaaaaaaaatgattcacttttaatgatttctttgttatccagagcaaagaaattaagaaaatattcacatttaagaagaaaaaagcttcaaaccgattaatcaattatcaaaatagtagattcatttagtaatcgatcaaTCATTTCAGCTCTAGTATAAACATATTGATTAAATAAGGACAGGTATACATCTTGGGCAGGACACTGAAGCCTAAATGACTGCTGATGGTGTGTGGTGTGGACGGGCTAAATACACAGTATAGCAGCACTGTATGAATATGTGTGCATGGGTGAAGAAGCAACTCAAGCTGTCACTAAGACTGAAACAGTGCTATACTGTGTATATGTAGTTTATTAACGTACAGTATGACTAATGTGTTCATTCACACTGAATATGATCTGTGACTAATAATCATTACACATATTCTAATATGTGTAAGTCTTTGTAGCCTTTTACTGTGCTTCATTTCCACctataacaaaaacatttgtgccGGTGAACCCGAGTAAACGTGATCCCTTACCGTAACCATAAGCAGTTAATGCCTCACCCTAACCGACACTAACCAACACTAACCCTCAGTACAAATCTTAGGCTTAAACTTAACCACTCACTcgttttctactgctttatcctccacaatcccagctgacagggaacaccctggacaggtcgccagtcaacaacagacaaacaaccctTCACTCCCTCACCTACAGTTTATTTCGAGTGTCCAATTGAACCacaattaaacatgtttttggacggtgGGAGAAAACCGTTAGGGCCACAAAGGtggtgtggtggttagcactcttgcttCTGCAGcaagacctgggtttgcgacccggtcGGAAGTTTGCGGGTTCTCCGGTTCCCTCCCACGGTCCACCAACATGCattaggtaaattagacactctaaactgtcactctatgtgtccctgtgatggactggagacctgtccagggtgtacccccacctttcgccctatgtcacctgGGAGTGGCACCAGCATCctttgaccctcatgtggaggataaagcaagtcgaagatgagtgagtgagaaaaaaCACACGCAGGGAGAACATTCAAATTCTACACGCAAAGGCCCAAAACAGCAattttcttgctgtgaggcaccagtgCTAGCCAGCTGCTCCACCGTGTGGGCACAAACTTAACCaactcctcagaaatgagattctgcctccatgaggactgcatGTTTATGcaagaacacacgcacacacgcatgcacgcacgcacgcacgcacgcacgcacgcacgcacacctgCTGTTAGGAGAACTGCTATTCACTTGTCACAATGACACAGCAACATTAGGATTCCAGTGAATTCACACTGAATTTTCAGCTTTTCAGGTCAAACTGATCAACTAGACGGCAGTTCAAGAAAGGAAGCAAATGTTTTAAGTCTTtgataaacatttaatttaatttattctttGTAAATAGCCATGGTCAGTCAGTTACTGTAAAGTTAGCGATTGTATTTTGTCattgtgtattttaatgttgaaatTTCCTGTTTAACCAGAAGTTTTTGAAAGGGTGTGCGCATGTAAACTGATGCAAGATAACAGCGGAGAAAGAGCAAATCAAGCTGACAAAAGGTGTCAAAAATCACAAGTAATATGAACAAAAAGTAAAGAATATAACACAAATGTTTAACTGGATATTAAAACCAGTCAAGATTAGCAACAGGGTAAATTAGAGAGCTTATGAAATGAGTTTTCTGATTTCCGTTTAGCTTTCATGTTGGTTCCTGAACATCAACTTGAACTTTCTGACCATCAGTCAAGGTTTCCCCTTTCATCGAGTGGATGCTACACTGtcttctccttttttgttttgttttttttgttattttcacacGACTACAAAGGTAAAATGTGGATTGACAACTACAAATAGGCCTTCTATAAGTTAGTGGGAAAAAAACGGTAGAAGAGCAAAATGATGCTAACATTGGGTGGCGTTGAATTCAtgatatttaatgtatttgttttctacaatcctttttaaaatgtaccacTACAATGAGAGTGAGAAAACTGTACCTTGTGACCGGAGAGTTCCTCTCGGAGTTTGGCCTGTTCCTGTTCCATGCGGCTCAGTTCTTCCTGCTGGCTCTGGAGACGAAGCTGCATCTCCAAGGGTTTGCTGCCATTACACTCCACCGGGGAGCTCTCAGTACTGCGTGTCTCAGCGCCGCGCCCAAACCTCCCAGAGCCCATCATGTCCCGAAGCAGAGGCCTTTTGGGCCTCGCTGAGTTGCGCACAAAGTCGAAAGTAAATGCTGATCCGAAGGAATCTGAGAGAGAAGAGAACTTCATCACTTGATGCCTGTACCTGTAGATTTTAACTGCATGTGTAGGTGACGTCAGGGGCTGAGTACAAACAGAAAGCTTTAGAAAAATAAAGCATTTCTCATGGTAGCAAACAAGTGAAGCAGTATGAGTGTATGAGTATCAAACCACAGCCAGAGCGTGGGTTGCCGAGGCAGCATAAAGTGGACGTACGTCTATGGTTGTCTGGATGCTGTTTCTGTTCAGGGAAGTCTTTGGGTGGGGCATCCACTAACTCCCACTCTTCTGCGCTGTTGTTACTGGTGTAGAAGACACTGCGCCTGCTCTCAGCTCCTTTGCCTTGCCGCAGATAAGACATGGAGTTCCtgacagaacaacaacaacaacaaccagacaGGAGCGTGAGACTGGAGCTTCCTACTATTGAAAGGTCATTTAAATACACAGAGAATCACAG
Encoded proteins:
- the tbc1d2b gene encoding TBC1 domain family member 2B, with product MHEEEDGSETDSCKAPRVVAAKSVDMAEVESAKEQQAASRLCGYLNKLSGKGPLRGFRPRWFVYDPRKCYLYYFKTPQDALPLGHIDIGDACFCYDVEGEEGQFEIRTAEKEFLFRAPSKQVMLYWLQQLQQKRWEYSSTRGSGQRDSWSSPTLSFPPTGLVGKDNDGSIFDKLSSSMEKVRSDFAMETETEGGAMVGIQSARGSLPGTTNPLNFSLKNLGTDLRNSMSYLRQGKGAESRRSVFYTSNNSAEEWELVDAPPKDFPEQKQHPDNHRHSFGSAFTFDFVRNSARPKRPLLRDMMGSGRFGRGAETRSTESSPVECNGSKPLEMQLRLQSQQEELSRMEQEQAKLREELSGHKELVRLLQQTLRTSQCDRPTARCPAPAPDASAATDQTQTPTVTQEEITQLESLLQERDGQIQSLCGHMERLALEKESLQQELKGLKIKVGEMNDQLGMLMETIQAKDEVIMKLSQESSEDDRSASDTSSLSPNKEQQELDILKDSLQGYKSQNKFLNKEILELTVLRRNAESREKALEAKCIALEAKLCQVESKYLVLLQEVKNPVCSSSEQNPAHDVISRLLEDALQAEGSEQQEHPIFKPNTVSEYDVFGFKTVPEEEEEEEKLVAKVRALELKSLSMTNQEVSVGVKWENYLAGTMNRDLVRSPELKSLIRCGVPHEHRSQVWRWCVSFHVKKFRDHLAADYYETLLNVARDKPNPASKQIELDLLRTLPNNKHYASPSAGGIQTLRNVLMAFSWRNPDIGYCQGLNRLAAIALLYLDQEDAFWTLVAIVEVFMPRDYYTKTLLGSQVDQRVFKDLMCEKLPRLHAHFEQYKVDFSLITFNWFLVVFVDSVVSDILFKIWDAFLFEGPKVRHGRESESVSL